The following are from one region of the Arcobacter defluvii genome:
- a CDS encoding ATP synthase F0 subunit B': MLDISPVLLLSSGIIFLLVVARLNSCLFKPLLKHMDDRAASIKKDLEDAKSNGADVDGLLAEANEIISKAKKEAAAIREQAYKEAKDSADAKLASAKSNLEAKSVEFAKNLQDETKALKDSLVSSMPQFNESLKAKLSSI; the protein is encoded by the coding sequence ATGTTAGACATAAGTCCTGTATTATTGCTTAGCTCTGGTATCATCTTTCTTTTAGTTGTTGCTAGACTAAACAGTTGTCTTTTCAAACCATTATTAAAGCACATGGATGATAGAGCAGCTTCTATAAAAAAAGATTTAGAAGATGCAAAGTCAAATGGTGCAGATGTAGATGGTTTGTTAGCTGAAGCAAATGAAATTATTTCTAAAGCTAAAAAAGAAGCAGCTGCAATTAGAGAACAAGCTTATAAGGAAGCAAAGGATAGTGCTGATGCAAAACTTGCAAGTGCTAAATCTAATTTAGAAGCAAAATCTGTTGAATTTGCTAAAAACTTACAAGACGAGACTAAAGCTTTAAAAGATTCTTTAGTATCTTCTATGCCTCAATTTAATGAGAGCCTAAAAGCTAAGCTTAGCTCAATTTAA